One Thermococcus kodakarensis KOD1 genomic window carries:
- a CDS encoding DUF835 domain-containing protein has translation MFSVFKHRALLSNEDASSPGEKYHFRIVQSIRDIPEKRAVVIGRAGTEVPRRWKLIPVSSVKGYFGPRELHRILEGIVEHLKHNPDVPVIIDCLEYLTVYNGFESVLKFLHLVRDYAILTSGRVYLVTDPMAWDPKQMALLRGLEA, from the coding sequence ATGTTCAGTGTGTTTAAACACAGAGCATTGCTCTCGAATGAGGACGCGTCTTCCCCCGGAGAAAAGTACCACTTCAGGATAGTCCAATCGATTAGGGATATCCCTGAAAAGAGGGCCGTGGTAATAGGCAGGGCGGGCACAGAGGTCCCAAGAAGATGGAAGCTGATACCCGTTAGCTCGGTTAAGGGCTATTTTGGGCCGAGGGAACTGCACAGAATCCTTGAAGGAATAGTCGAGCACCTCAAACACAACCCAGACGTGCCCGTGATAATCGACTGCCTTGAATACCTTACCGTTTACAATGGTTTTGAGAGTGTCCTCAAGTTCCTCCATCTTGTTAGGGATTATGCCATACTAACCAGCGGACGGGTTTATCTGGTAACAGATCCAATGGCATGGGATCCCAAGCAAATGGCCCTCCTCCGCGGGCTAGAAGCCTAA
- a CDS encoding maleate cis-trans isomerase family protein yields the protein MYGWRGRLGLIVPSSNTTMEMELHNYLPEGVSLHTSRMPLRNVTEEELVKMSSLAVESAKLLRDADVELILYGCTSGSFIGGKDYEKELEAKIEDEVKVPVISTSTAVIEALKILDAQSILVITPYTDEINAREKEFLEANEFEVLDIRGLGIEDNLKIGRLEPYEAYRLAKASFIDEADAIFISCTNWRTFEIIEALEEDLGVPVVTSNQASLWLALREMDIMEKIPELGRLFTEY from the coding sequence ATGTACGGATGGCGCGGAAGGCTCGGCCTTATAGTTCCATCATCCAACACGACGATGGAGATGGAGCTTCATAATTACCTGCCTGAGGGTGTTTCACTTCACACATCGAGGATGCCCTTGAGGAACGTCACGGAAGAGGAGCTCGTCAAGATGAGCTCCCTCGCCGTGGAGAGCGCGAAGCTGTTGAGGGATGCAGACGTTGAGCTCATCCTATACGGGTGCACGAGCGGCTCGTTCATCGGCGGAAAGGACTACGAGAAGGAGCTTGAAGCGAAGATAGAGGATGAAGTCAAGGTTCCAGTCATAAGCACGAGCACCGCGGTGATCGAGGCGCTCAAAATCCTCGATGCGCAGTCAATACTCGTCATAACCCCCTACACCGACGAGATAAACGCCAGAGAAAAGGAGTTCCTGGAGGCCAACGAGTTTGAGGTTCTGGACATCAGAGGTCTCGGCATAGAGGACAACCTAAAAATCGGCAGGCTTGAGCCCTACGAGGCATACCGCCTGGCCAAGGCGAGCTTCATAGACGAGGCCGATGCAATCTTTATCAGCTGCACCAACTGGAGAACCTTCGAAATAATTGAGGCCCTTGAGGAAGACCTCGGCGTCCCAGTTGTGACCAGCAACCAGGCATCCCTCTGGCTCGCCCTGAGAGAGATGGACATCATGGAGAAGATTCCAGAGCTGGGAAGGCTTTTCACGGAGTACTGA
- a CDS encoding damage-control phosphatase, which yields MKIHYECFACAANQCQRIVEMGTDDLELRKKGVVEAARLMATISEDSIPAIFGSDVFLGVYRVIGNDDPFREYKELSNRLAERVVSDLEKEEIDLRTALKLAIIGNVIDFAVGYSPEKIEEDVREMLGEELYIDHSEELFKVLKSAKTLLYLTDNCGEIYFDRLFLKKLKEAFPRLEIYIAGKEGPIINDATVEDLQNAGFEKLGRVVSTGTRIVGVPFDRVSDEFRAIFEKVDVIIAKGQGNFETLSEINDERVFYLLKAKCRPIARELEVPQGAMVCLRAR from the coding sequence ATGAAGATCCACTACGAGTGCTTTGCCTGCGCCGCCAACCAGTGCCAGAGGATAGTCGAGATGGGGACCGATGACCTCGAACTCAGAAAGAAGGGCGTGGTCGAGGCGGCCAGGCTGATGGCAACCATCAGTGAAGACTCTATTCCAGCAATCTTCGGGAGCGATGTCTTCCTCGGGGTTTATAGGGTTATAGGCAATGACGACCCGTTTAGAGAGTACAAGGAGCTCTCCAACAGGCTCGCGGAGAGAGTAGTTAGTGATCTTGAAAAGGAGGAGATAGACCTCAGAACGGCCCTAAAGCTCGCCATCATTGGGAACGTGATAGACTTCGCGGTCGGCTACTCTCCAGAGAAAATAGAGGAGGACGTTAGGGAGATGCTCGGGGAGGAGCTCTACATCGACCATTCGGAAGAGCTTTTCAAGGTCCTCAAAAGCGCAAAGACCCTTCTCTATCTAACCGACAACTGCGGGGAGATTTACTTTGACAGGCTGTTCCTGAAAAAGCTTAAGGAGGCCTTCCCGCGCCTTGAAATCTACATAGCGGGTAAGGAAGGTCCAATAATAAACGACGCAACCGTTGAAGATCTACAGAATGCTGGCTTTGAGAAGCTTGGGAGGGTTGTCTCAACGGGCACGAGGATCGTGGGGGTTCCTTTTGATAGAGTTTCGGATGAGTTCAGGGCAATCTTTGAGAAAGTCGACGTGATAATCGCTAAGGGTCAGGGCAACTTTGAAACCCTGAGCGAGATAAACGATGAAAGGGTCTTCTACCTGCTCAAGGCGAAGTGCAGGCCGATAGCGAGGGAGCTGGAGGTCCCGCAGGGAGCTATGGTTTGTCTGCGGGCTAGGTAG
- the serK gene encoding L-serine kinase SerK, with translation MGVEKVPKYDIPTKKVDYVFIELDKMKPHEQLVQKELEAFIESVTGSGIFWKPMLLAKVPGEDMYLIVDGHHRWAGLQKLGAKRAPSVILDYFSDDVKVYTWYPAFKGDLNEVVERLKKEGLEVIEDPEAEEKAERGEIAFALVGEKSFAIPGGLEEQKKVSKVLDEMSVEGKIELIYYGLKEDAREDMAKGEIDYVFIRKAPTKEEVMELVKRGEVYSPKTTRHVLPFNPDKIDVKLEELF, from the coding sequence ATGGGAGTTGAGAAGGTTCCGAAGTACGATATACCCACGAAGAAGGTTGACTACGTTTTTATCGAGCTGGACAAGATGAAGCCCCACGAACAGCTCGTTCAGAAGGAGCTTGAAGCTTTTATTGAGAGCGTCACTGGCTCCGGAATCTTCTGGAAGCCGATGCTCCTCGCGAAGGTTCCCGGTGAGGACATGTACCTCATCGTTGACGGCCACCACCGCTGGGCCGGCCTCCAGAAGCTCGGCGCGAAGAGGGCTCCCTCGGTTATCCTCGACTACTTCAGTGACGACGTCAAGGTGTACACCTGGTACCCTGCCTTCAAGGGCGACCTCAACGAGGTGGTTGAGAGGCTCAAGAAGGAAGGCCTTGAGGTCATCGAGGATCCAGAGGCTGAAGAGAAGGCCGAGAGGGGCGAGATAGCCTTTGCCCTCGTCGGCGAGAAGAGCTTCGCCATTCCTGGTGGCCTTGAGGAGCAGAAGAAAGTCAGCAAGGTTCTCGACGAGATGAGCGTTGAGGGGAAGATAGAGCTCATTTACTACGGCCTCAAAGAGGACGCGAGAGAGGACATGGCCAAAGGTGAGATAGACTACGTATTCATCAGGAAGGCCCCGACGAAGGAGGAAGTCATGGAGCTCGTCAAGCGCGGTGAGGTTTATTCACCGAAGACAACCAGACACGTCCTTCCGTTCAACCCCGACAAGATCGACGTGAAGCTCGAAGAGCTGTTCTGA
- a CDS encoding DUF763 domain-containing protein, translating to MRNVADLPLHGGHVPQWLARRMGKLTRLVLKLAVEEYGTRGLLERLSDPVWFQAFNNVIGMDWDSSGSTTVTAGMIKEALWKEELGVKVAGGKGKKSRATPEELKRIASLYDLDPEPYVRTSRLVAKVDTVALQTGYQLYHHVFLLDEEGNWAVIQQGMNKRERMARRFHWFNSETFTLNPHKAIAGLEKEFALNTVSREAKEYQKTLLDVVQESPMKIERELESLKAIANGYRPLVYYKPREPWEKDVIKRYESLGKFELNKRALEFARELSVSNYEEFLLLKGLGPSTLRALSLVLELVYDVHPSWKDPVTHPPDPFKFTYAVGGKDKIPFPIDKPAYDELISFLEELVSKHPKEKALVRNVTKITKNWKFPKWEKRPT from the coding sequence ATGAGGAACGTTGCTGATTTGCCCCTCCACGGCGGGCACGTCCCTCAATGGCTCGCACGAAGAATGGGGAAGCTAACAAGGCTAGTTCTCAAGCTCGCTGTTGAAGAGTACGGAACAAGAGGTCTCCTCGAGAGGCTCTCCGATCCAGTGTGGTTTCAAGCCTTCAACAACGTCATCGGTATGGACTGGGACTCCTCCGGTTCGACGACGGTAACTGCGGGAATGATAAAAGAAGCCCTCTGGAAGGAGGAACTCGGAGTTAAAGTGGCTGGGGGGAAGGGGAAGAAAAGCAGGGCAACACCGGAGGAGCTGAAGAGGATAGCCTCTCTTTACGACCTTGATCCAGAGCCATACGTGAGGACTTCCCGTCTGGTGGCCAAGGTCGACACCGTTGCCCTCCAAACGGGCTACCAGCTCTATCACCACGTCTTCCTCCTCGACGAGGAGGGCAACTGGGCGGTCATCCAGCAGGGAATGAACAAGAGGGAGAGAATGGCAAGGCGCTTCCACTGGTTCAACAGCGAAACCTTCACCCTCAACCCCCATAAGGCCATCGCCGGTCTGGAGAAGGAGTTCGCACTTAACACCGTCTCAAGGGAGGCGAAGGAGTACCAGAAGACGCTCCTCGACGTTGTTCAGGAGAGTCCCATGAAAATCGAGAGAGAGCTTGAAAGCCTGAAGGCAATAGCGAATGGCTACCGTCCGCTCGTCTACTACAAGCCGAGGGAGCCGTGGGAGAAGGACGTTATAAAGCGCTACGAGAGCCTTGGAAAGTTTGAGCTTAACAAGAGAGCCCTTGAATTTGCAAGGGAGCTGAGCGTCAGCAACTATGAGGAGTTTCTGCTTTTGAAGGGCCTCGGGCCGAGCACTTTAAGGGCGCTCTCGCTGGTTCTTGAGCTCGTCTACGACGTCCATCCGAGCTGGAAGGATCCGGTAACCCATCCACCTGATCCGTTCAAGTTCACCTACGCTGTCGGTGGCAAAGATAAGATTCCATTTCCAATAGACAAGCCCGCCTACGACGAGCTGATTTCATTCCTCGAGGAGCTCGTGTCGAAGCATCCCAAAGAAAAGGCCCTCGTGAGGAACGTGACAAAGATAACTAAGAACTGGAAGTTCCCGAAGTGGGAGAAGAGACCTACCTAG
- the pfkC gene encoding ADP-specific phosphofructokinase, translating into MVRELLEKARGLSMFTAYNTNVDAIVYLNGETVQRLIDEFGAEAVKRRMEEYPREINEPLDFVARLVHALKTGKPMAVPLVNEELQAWFDSHFKYDVERMGGQAGIIANLLANLDFREVLVYTPHLAKRQAEMFVKKPNLFYPVVEGGKLVLKHPWEAYRENDPVKVNRIFEFRAGTTFRLGNETITVPFSGRFIVSARFESIRIYTEPELKPFLPEIGQRVDGAILSGYQGIKLRYSDGKDANYYLREAKKDILLLKREKDVKVHLEFASIQNRELRKKVIYNLFPLVDSVGMDEAEIAYVLSALGYDKLAERIFTYNRIEDTVLGGKILIDEMNLELLQIHTIYYIMYIAHANNPLSEAELRQSLELATTLAASRASLGDIASPDQISVGMNVPYNERGEYVKLRFEEAKRRLRTKEYKLVIIPTRLVQNPVSTVGLGDTISTGAFTSYLAMLKEKGEL; encoded by the coding sequence ATGGTCAGGGAGCTCCTGGAGAAGGCAAGGGGACTTTCGATGTTCACAGCCTACAACACAAACGTTGACGCGATAGTTTATCTGAACGGCGAGACAGTCCAGAGGCTGATAGACGAGTTCGGCGCCGAAGCCGTGAAGAGAAGGATGGAAGAGTATCCGAGGGAGATAAACGAGCCCCTGGACTTCGTCGCGAGGCTTGTTCACGCACTTAAGACAGGAAAACCGATGGCAGTGCCCCTCGTAAACGAGGAGCTCCAGGCATGGTTTGATTCTCACTTCAAGTACGACGTTGAGAGGATGGGCGGCCAGGCGGGAATTATAGCCAACCTTCTGGCCAACCTCGACTTCAGGGAGGTTCTCGTCTATACTCCCCACCTGGCCAAGAGGCAGGCCGAGATGTTTGTTAAGAAGCCAAACCTTTTCTACCCCGTCGTTGAGGGTGGAAAGCTGGTTCTTAAGCACCCGTGGGAGGCCTACCGCGAGAACGACCCTGTTAAGGTAAACAGAATTTTTGAGTTCAGGGCCGGGACGACTTTCAGGCTCGGAAACGAGACGATAACCGTCCCCTTCTCGGGCAGGTTCATTGTTTCGGCCCGCTTCGAGAGCATAAGGATATACACCGAGCCCGAGCTGAAGCCATTCCTCCCCGAGATCGGCCAGCGCGTTGACGGTGCGATTCTGTCGGGCTATCAGGGTATAAAGCTCCGCTATTCGGACGGGAAAGACGCCAACTACTACCTCAGGGAAGCGAAAAAGGACATACTCCTGCTCAAGCGCGAGAAGGACGTCAAAGTTCACCTTGAGTTCGCATCGATTCAAAACCGCGAGCTGAGAAAGAAGGTAATATACAATCTCTTCCCGCTCGTGGACAGCGTTGGAATGGACGAGGCAGAGATAGCATACGTCCTCAGCGCTTTGGGCTACGACAAGCTTGCGGAGAGGATATTCACTTACAACCGCATTGAGGACACGGTCCTTGGAGGAAAGATACTCATCGATGAGATGAACCTAGAGCTCCTCCAGATACACACGATATACTACATCATGTACATCGCCCACGCCAACAACCCGCTGAGCGAGGCGGAGCTCAGACAGAGCCTTGAGCTTGCAACAACTCTCGCCGCTTCGAGGGCTTCTCTTGGCGACATAGCGTCCCCAGACCAGATAAGCGTTGGAATGAACGTTCCTTACAACGAGCGTGGTGAATACGTAAAGCTCCGCTTCGAAGAGGCCAAGAGGAGGCTGAGGACGAAGGAGTACAAGCTCGTCATCATTCCGACGAGGCTCGTTCAGAACCCTGTCTCAACCGTTGGCCTCGGCGACACAATCTCAACAGGAGCGTTCACGAGCTACCTGGCGATGCTTAAGGAAAAAGGTGAGCTCTGA